From a single Melospiza georgiana isolate bMelGeo1 chromosome 5, bMelGeo1.pri, whole genome shotgun sequence genomic region:
- the MAP9 gene encoding microtubule-associated protein 9 → MYGCAPCGNGVICRIGTSIINPGRARASIIHPGSAALARLRKWRCRDVRRFPTKEGDRRRGRCRATERDRAGPARGSFPGLPPGALSQGSFPGLSAGDFSRGSLPGLSEDTAAAAGAAKRQRDASAMARGGTADCGLQLFAKPFQDELQEAISDHATSKEKDEYPDDFESDEDGVLNDTGEERAESNSGSTSTERSLAGSPLLNDDALQKVVDLENEAPDDLNLSFHEKKLQQIMVLEGEPIQNDRKDGKEGCLEGQNEDNRKNNEEVLRDNSESDDLPINKLHEKRNQEENQPKAKPQMRKKRNASAPEKDQKTVNTSDLKLDDNGMKSPSVDSSDGMMKITEEQKIADAMQEVSVNDQSEHGEAKNTSKNSVKKLSETKERVENPKASLSDRFTASVHLKRKGKAVPSTSPVSSQYLGSLKMLEDKCMQNTSPEFNKVDNLRAAVYQNWLERKKLLLLELKRSEKEKAEILRSNTEKKEALKREESIACYEAWKKKKEKEARKLSERKKREELEEKKPAEQNKEKTEAAQAAFKKWKERKVEYLREQNKKEKQSERMRKKIEEDLVAEKRRVSVSAVEKWNEKKKECIKKKKVEKFLEKKKREMQQAKKEEKSEKAMEEYERWLENKMRREQLEKSQKKFQAVHGNEMSPPWRPPGKVTYSSNY, encoded by the exons ATGTATGGATGCGCTCCTTGTGGGAACGGGGTTATTTGCAGGATAGGGACATCGATAATAAATCCCGGCAGAGCACGGGCATCGATAATCCATCCTGGCAGCGCGGCTTTGGCCCGGCTGAGGAAGTGGCGCTGCCGCGACGTGAGGCGATTCCCGACTAAAGAAGGCGATCGCCGGCGCGGCCGTTGCCGGGCGACCGAGCGGGACCGAgcgggcccggcccgcggcTCCTTCCCGGGGCTCCCTCCCGGGGCTCTttcccagggctccttcccGGGGCTCTCCGCCGGGGATTTTTCCCGAGGTTCTTTGCCAGGGCTCTCGGAGGAcacggcggcggccgcgggcgcTGCGAAGCGGCAGCGAGACGCGTCCGCCATGGCGAGGGGAGGCACCGCCGACTGCGGGCTGCAG TTATTTGCGAAGCCATTTCAGGATGAGCTACAGGAGGCAATTTCTGATCATGCAACAAGCAAGGAAAAAGATGAATATCCAGACGACTTTGAAAGTGATGAAGATGGCGTGTTAAATg ATACTGGGGAAGAACGTGCTGAAAGTAATTCAGGTTCTACAAGCACTGAGAGATCTCTTGCTGGGAGTCCTCTCTTGAATGATGATGCTTTACAAAAAGTAGTAGATTTGGAAAATGAAGCTCCCGATGACTTGAATTTATCCTTTCATGAAAAGAAACTTCAGCAAATAATGGTTTTAGAAGGTGAGCCCATacagaatgacagaaaagaTGGCAAAGAAGGATGTTTGGAAGGTCAAAATGAGgataacagaaaaaataatgaagaggTACTGCGTGATAATAGTGAAAGTGATGACTTGCCTATTAACAAACtacatgaaaaaagaaatcaagaggAAAACCAACCAAAAGCAAAGCCTCAGATGCGCAAAAAACGAAATGCTTCAGCACcag AGAAAGATCAGAAGACTGTCAACACCAGTGACTTGAAACTGGACGACAATGGTATGAAATCCCCTTCTGTTGACAGTTCAGATGGAATGATGAAAATAACAGAAGAGCAAAAAATAGCTGATGCAATGCAGGAGGTGTCAGTGAATGATCAATCTGAGCATGGGGAGGCAAAAAACACATCCAAGAACTCTGTCAAG AAACTAAGTGAAACAAAGGAGAGAGTTGAGAACCCAAAGGCTTCTTTATCTGACAG GTTTACAGCTTCTGTGCATTTaaagagaaaggggaaagcTGTTCCATCAACTTCCCCTGTTTCATCTCAGTATCTGGGATCATTGAAGATGCTGGAGGATAAATGCATGCAGAACACAAGTCCAGAATTCAACAAAGTAGATAATTTAAGGGCAGCTGTTTATCAG AACTggttggaaaggaaaaagctcCTTCTACTGGAATTAAAgagaagtgaaaaagaaaaagctgaaattctAAGGAGCAATACTGAAAAG AAAGAAGCACTTAAAAGAGAAGAATCAATTGCATGTTATgaagcctggaaaaaaaagaaagagaaagaagcaaGGAAgttaagtgaaagaaaaaagcgTGAGGAACTTGAGGAAAAGAAACCAGCAGAacagaataaggaaaaaacagaagCAGCACAAGCG GCATtcaaaaaatggaaagaaagaaaagtggaaTATTTAAGAGAgcaaaacaagaaggaaaaacagtctGAAAGAATGAGGAAGAAGATAGAAGAGGACCTAGTTGCAGAGAAGAGGAGAGTCAGTGTATCGGCAGTTGAAAAATG GaatgaaaagaagaaggaatgtatcaaaaagaaaaaagtagaaaagttcctggagaaaaaaaagcgAGAAATGCAACAggcaaagaaggaagaaaaaagtgaaaaggcTATGGAGGAATATGAAAGATGGCTG gaaaacaaaatgaggAGAGAACAGCTTGAGAAGAGCCAAAAGAAGTTTCAGGCTGTCCATGGGAATGAAATGAGTCCTCCCTGGAGACCACCTGGCAAAGTCACATATTCTAGTAATTACTAA